A region from the Actinoplanes sp. OR16 genome encodes:
- a CDS encoding LysR family transcriptional regulator has protein sequence MRTFAAVADTGQFQEAAAGLHITQQAVSKRIAKLERSLGATLFVRTVQGARLTLDGRAFLPHARELLRVVDRAAASVRPGERALRVDVLNLRITPAQAMRAFYTANPGIDLDVVTLPGGTVTTAVDALLSGEIDATFRAVPATLPGELTALPVLGDPLQLLTGPGHPLASVRRLRPFDLIGHRIWIPGIKPGSEWEAFYREMAAAFGLTIDRIGPNFGTEALMDAMAESTELATLIGSGDRYVWPAGHDLRRIPLTDPTPLYPHTLLFRTGNRHPGLDTLRRHLIAARKPVPEDAWMPFRQFSS, from the coding sequence GTGCGCACCTTCGCTGCCGTCGCGGACACCGGTCAGTTCCAGGAGGCGGCGGCCGGACTGCACATCACCCAGCAGGCGGTCTCCAAGCGGATCGCCAAGTTGGAGCGCAGCCTCGGCGCCACGCTGTTCGTCCGTACCGTCCAGGGTGCCCGCCTCACCCTCGACGGCCGTGCCTTCCTTCCGCACGCCCGCGAATTGCTGCGCGTCGTCGACCGGGCCGCGGCCTCCGTACGTCCGGGCGAACGTGCCCTGCGGGTCGACGTCCTGAATCTGCGGATCACTCCGGCCCAGGCGATGCGCGCCTTCTACACCGCGAACCCGGGCATCGACCTCGACGTGGTGACCTTGCCGGGTGGAACCGTCACGACGGCGGTGGACGCCCTGCTGAGCGGGGAGATCGACGCCACCTTCCGGGCCGTGCCGGCCACGCTGCCGGGGGAGCTCACCGCCCTGCCCGTGTTGGGGGACCCGCTGCAGTTGCTGACGGGTCCCGGGCATCCGCTGGCATCCGTACGAAGGCTGCGCCCTTTTGATCTGATAGGGCACCGCATCTGGATCCCCGGCATCAAGCCCGGCAGCGAGTGGGAGGCCTTCTATCGGGAGATGGCCGCCGCCTTCGGCCTGACGATCGACCGCATCGGCCCGAACTTCGGCACCGAGGCCCTGATGGACGCGATGGCCGAGTCCACCGAGCTGGCCACGCTGATCGGCTCCGGTGACCGTTATGTCTGGCCGGCCGGTCACGACCTGCGGCGCATCCCCCTGACGGACCCGACCCCGCTCTACCCGCACACCCTGTTGTTCCGCACCGGCAACCGCCACCCCGGCCTGGACACTCTGCGCCGGCACCTGATCGCGGCCCGGAAGCCGGTGCCGGAGGACGCCTGGATGCCTTTCCGTCAGTTCTCGAGCTGA
- a CDS encoding LysR family transcriptional regulator — MDDLETRELRYFLAVAEELHFGRAAARLGIAQPPLSRAVSLLERRLGVRLFDRDRRGVALTEAGRVLRKEAVTALDAVRAAARRTRRAGDPQRPLVLVTKAGASHELLQRLLDAVDDKPEVLLCEVGEQARFLRDGRADVAVMHRPVDDLAGFDTEDLLTEGQVAIVPAAHPLASRDRVTLAEVSEVPGLPMARWPRLDGTYPEGPGPEVRTQSQLAQLVALGRTLLVIPASSRAWQWPEHAAVPVVDAPAITTVLAWPSGSRSRAIATLIRQATTDVGSNP; from the coding sequence GTGGATGATCTCGAGACACGTGAGCTGCGGTACTTCCTCGCGGTCGCCGAAGAGCTGCACTTCGGCCGGGCCGCCGCCCGTCTCGGTATAGCGCAACCACCACTGTCCCGGGCCGTCAGCCTGCTGGAGCGGCGTCTGGGCGTCCGGCTCTTCGACCGGGACCGCAGGGGAGTGGCCCTCACCGAGGCCGGCCGGGTGCTGCGGAAGGAGGCGGTCACGGCCCTCGACGCGGTGCGCGCCGCCGCCCGCCGGACCCGTCGCGCCGGCGACCCGCAGCGCCCACTGGTCCTGGTCACCAAGGCGGGCGCCTCCCACGAGCTGCTGCAACGGCTTCTCGACGCGGTCGACGACAAACCCGAGGTGCTGCTCTGCGAGGTCGGTGAACAGGCGCGTTTCCTGCGCGACGGCCGGGCGGACGTCGCCGTCATGCACCGCCCGGTGGACGACCTGGCCGGCTTCGACACCGAGGACCTGCTCACCGAGGGGCAGGTCGCGATCGTCCCCGCCGCGCATCCGCTCGCTTCTCGCGACCGCGTGACCCTGGCCGAGGTCAGCGAGGTGCCCGGATTGCCGATGGCGCGGTGGCCACGGCTCGATGGGACGTACCCCGAAGGGCCTGGACCTGAAGTGCGCACCCAGTCGCAACTCGCCCAGTTGGTGGCGCTCGGCCGGACCCTGCTGGTCATCCCGGCGTCGAGCCGCGCCTGGCAGTGGCCCGAGCACGCGGCGGTCCCGGTCGTCGACGCCCCGGCGATCACCACGGTGCTGGCCTGGCCGTCCGGCAGCCGGTCGCGGGCGATCGCAACCCTGATCCGGCAGGCCACGACTGACGTAGGTTCGAACCCATGA
- a CDS encoding alanine--tRNA ligase-related protein produces the protein MFVDFYRDRSHLVVPDTSLISPPGDPVLFTTSGMHPLTPYLEGRPHPLGRRLVNVQRCLRTTDLDEVGDDTHLTVFEMLGSWSLGDYSGSQSLTWGYELLRDGFGIGDDRLHVTVFGGDSQVGPDLESLRVWERFGVPVELTSDENWWSNGPTGPCGPDSEIFIWTGDGPPRGTPTTDDGWTEVWNHVMMRYRRLGDGSLIPMTPGSVDTGMGLERLLTILQNRGSVFETDVFEPWMTTLPDLWPLDERSLRIVVDHLRSSIVMIGDGVRPSNTQRGYVLRRLIRRVLTSLWRTDPDRTLGDLPPLLFEHTRDHFTQPSSPSPREILLTEEQRFRDLLLRGSRVLSRRRTQDPLTDDDYRRLHETHGIPRDLIDLILR, from the coding sequence ATGTTCGTCGACTTCTATCGGGACCGTTCCCACCTGGTAGTGCCCGACACCTCGCTGATCTCACCACCGGGCGACCCGGTCCTCTTCACGACGTCCGGCATGCACCCGCTCACGCCGTACCTCGAAGGTCGTCCTCACCCTCTCGGCCGCCGCCTGGTCAACGTGCAGCGCTGCCTGCGAACCACCGACCTGGATGAGGTGGGCGACGACACCCACCTGACCGTCTTCGAGATGCTCGGATCGTGGTCGCTCGGCGACTACTCCGGCTCACAGAGCCTGACCTGGGGTTATGAGCTGCTCCGCGACGGCTTCGGGATCGGTGACGATCGTCTGCACGTGACGGTCTTCGGCGGCGACTCCCAGGTGGGCCCCGATCTGGAGTCGCTGCGTGTCTGGGAGCGGTTCGGCGTACCAGTCGAACTCACCTCCGACGAGAACTGGTGGTCGAACGGCCCCACCGGACCCTGCGGCCCGGACTCGGAGATCTTCATCTGGACCGGCGACGGGCCGCCGCGTGGCACGCCGACCACCGACGACGGCTGGACCGAGGTGTGGAACCACGTGATGATGCGCTACCGCCGGCTCGGCGACGGCTCGCTGATCCCGATGACACCGGGGTCCGTCGACACCGGCATGGGCCTGGAACGCCTGCTCACGATCCTGCAGAACCGCGGTTCCGTCTTCGAGACCGATGTCTTCGAACCGTGGATGACGACGCTGCCGGACCTGTGGCCGCTCGACGAACGCTCCCTGCGCATCGTCGTCGACCACCTGCGCTCCAGCATCGTGATGATCGGCGACGGCGTGCGGCCGTCGAACACCCAGCGCGGCTACGTCCTGCGCCGCCTCATCCGCCGTGTGCTGACATCCCTGTGGCGCACTGACCCGGACCGGACACTCGGTGATCTGCCGCCGCTGCTCTTCGAGCACACGCGCGACCACTTCACCCAGCCCTCCTCACCCTCGCCCCGGGAAATCCTTCTCACCGAGGAACAGCGATTCCGCGACCTCCTACTGCGGGGAAGCCGCGTGCTGTCCCGCAGGCGAACCCAGGACCCGCTGACCGACGACGACTACCGCCGGCTGCACGAGACCCACGGCATCCCGCGCGACCTGATCGACCTGATCCTCCGCTGA
- a CDS encoding NADPH:quinone reductase: MKTIVFSGTGDSTVLTLVERDLPEPGDGQIRVRIHRSGVNPTDWKRRSAGDLGFSEVTPNMDGAGVVDAVGPGVLSHSIGDRVWVMLAAHGSPYGTAAEFSIVPAAHAFPLPEGISFDAGASLGVPAVTAHRALTVSEFGPSRLEPGALDGRTVLVAGGAGAVGHAAIQLARWAGATVVTTVSSEEKAALARAAGAHHVVDYTRGEPAKEIRAVAPDGVDIIVEVSVARNAELNQAVAANHATIAVYANNGGDTAAFDIRPHMMLNARVQFLILYTVGEQALQAAAEDVGAALRDGALPVGEEHGLPLRHFPLDRTAEAHDAVEQGTIGKILIATD; this comes from the coding sequence ATGAAGACGATCGTGTTCAGCGGCACCGGCGACAGCACAGTCCTCACCCTGGTCGAGCGGGACCTGCCCGAGCCGGGCGACGGCCAGATCCGGGTGCGGATCCACCGCTCCGGCGTCAACCCGACCGACTGGAAGCGGCGATCCGCCGGTGACCTGGGCTTCTCCGAGGTCACGCCGAACATGGACGGCGCCGGCGTGGTGGACGCGGTCGGTCCCGGCGTGCTGTCGCACTCCATCGGCGACCGGGTGTGGGTGATGCTCGCGGCGCACGGCAGCCCGTACGGCACGGCCGCTGAGTTCTCGATCGTCCCGGCGGCGCACGCCTTCCCGCTGCCGGAGGGGATCTCGTTCGACGCGGGCGCCTCGCTCGGCGTCCCGGCGGTGACCGCGCACCGGGCCCTGACGGTCTCCGAGTTCGGCCCGAGCCGGCTGGAACCGGGAGCGCTCGACGGGCGTACCGTCCTGGTCGCCGGTGGCGCGGGCGCCGTGGGGCACGCCGCGATCCAGCTGGCCCGCTGGGCCGGTGCCACGGTCGTGACGACCGTCAGCAGCGAGGAGAAGGCGGCCCTGGCCCGGGCGGCCGGGGCGCACCACGTCGTCGACTACACCCGCGGCGAGCCGGCGAAGGAGATCCGCGCGGTGGCGCCGGACGGTGTCGACATCATCGTGGAGGTGTCGGTGGCCCGGAACGCCGAACTCAACCAGGCGGTGGCGGCCAACCACGCCACGATCGCGGTCTACGCGAACAACGGCGGCGACACCGCGGCCTTCGACATCCGCCCGCACATGATGCTCAACGCCAGGGTGCAGTTCCTGATCCTCTACACCGTCGGCGAGCAGGCTCTGCAGGCCGCCGCCGAGGACGTCGGCGCTGCTCTGCGCGACGGTGCGCTGCCGGTCGGCGAGGAGCACGGCCTGCCGCTGCGCCACTTCCCGCTGGACCGGACGGCCGAGGCCCACGACGCCGTCGAACAGGGCACGATCGGCAAGATCCTGATTGCAACCGATTGA
- a CDS encoding GAF domain-containing protein, whose protein sequence is MLSFETCSLDVAFDNREAAVGKLVRAALHVTGHLDAIAAGIAAETGAAACAITLVTEHAVVAAGASGFNGWVRAARGMPAAWSPCRTVAHHDRPRVIDDLHEEPGGFLRMATVFPHLRSYAGIPLRADGHVVGAICVLDGRPGAFHEGTLRLLTAATSRVHHLIGIDTDQI, encoded by the coding sequence ATGCTCAGCTTCGAGACCTGCTCGCTGGACGTGGCGTTCGACAACCGTGAGGCGGCGGTCGGCAAGCTCGTCCGGGCGGCGCTGCACGTCACCGGTCACCTCGACGCCATCGCCGCCGGGATCGCCGCCGAGACGGGCGCCGCCGCCTGCGCGATCACGCTGGTCACCGAGCACGCGGTGGTCGCGGCCGGCGCCTCCGGGTTCAACGGCTGGGTGCGCGCTGCCCGCGGCATGCCAGCCGCCTGGTCGCCGTGCCGTACCGTCGCCCATCACGACCGGCCGCGGGTCATCGACGACCTGCACGAGGAACCGGGCGGATTCCTCCGGATGGCCACCGTCTTCCCGCACCTGCGCTCCTATGCCGGCATCCCCCTGCGCGCCGACGGCCACGTGGTGGGCGCGATCTGCGTCCTCGACGGCCGGCCCGGCGCCTTCCACGAGGGCACGCTGCGCCTCCTGACGGCCGCGACCAGCCGGGTCCACCACCTCATCGGCATCGACACCGATCAG
- a CDS encoding DapH/DapD/GlmU-related protein, protein MRNEQRLPTRTPESRAFAQRVQVAMALSARLNTLPFDDLDARRSVLTEIFGGGPIPESLSILPPFHCDYGLHATFGDRVFINQGCFFLDYGGITIGDRVMIGPRVTLSTAGHPVEVDERFDYITHAPIVIEDDVWIGAAATITPGVTIGRGAVVGAGAVVAKDVPPLTVVTATSVVERRRLKPSS, encoded by the coding sequence GTGCGCAACGAGCAGCGACTCCCGACCCGTACGCCCGAGTCACGAGCCTTCGCCCAGCGCGTACAGGTGGCGATGGCCCTGTCCGCGCGCCTCAACACGCTTCCCTTCGACGACCTGGACGCGCGCCGATCCGTCCTCACCGAGATCTTCGGCGGCGGCCCGATCCCGGAGTCGTTGTCGATCCTGCCGCCGTTCCACTGCGACTACGGCCTGCACGCCACCTTCGGCGACCGCGTATTCATCAACCAGGGCTGCTTCTTCCTCGACTACGGCGGCATCACCATCGGCGACCGAGTGATGATCGGCCCCCGTGTCACGCTGAGCACCGCCGGCCACCCGGTCGAGGTCGACGAGCGGTTCGACTACATCACCCACGCCCCCATAGTCATCGAGGACGACGTCTGGATCGGGGCGGCCGCAACCATCACCCCGGGCGTGACGATCGGCCGAGGCGCCGTGGTCGGTGCGGGCGCGGTGGTCGCGAAGGACGTGCCACCACTGACCGTCGTGACCGCAACCAGCGTCGTCGAACGCAGACGCCTGAAGCCCTCTTCCTGA
- a CDS encoding YncE family protein, giving the protein MRSIATRAMAVAATATLLVTAAGNAASAASLREVLFVGNNWEGTADIIESSGLYAKIGRVNVVPDKAQRLTEIYLNPIRLAYYLGIQQGPGEGHDQLVDDLYSTPDGTALVASRPSFADVVSIDLATGAVRWRFPVSGYRADHMAVSPDGATVAVSASTSNTVHVLDITTGRQLGSFATGDKPHENVFTDGGRYLWNMSIGNVETDLDAPIWDWTKGDRHITVVDTTTFQTVKTIDMRSRLNAFGRKDLSNAVRPAVFSPDAGKLYFQVSFFNGLIEYDVATDKITRVRTLPKNAATSDDRTTFVNDSRHHGLSMSPDGAKICVAGTMDDYATVVNRATLQEGPLVTAAKPYWATVSGDGRDCVISESGADQVTAISFATGQKVVSIPVGDHPQRVRIAHILR; this is encoded by the coding sequence ATGCGCTCCATCGCAACGCGCGCCATGGCTGTCGCCGCGACCGCGACCCTGCTGGTCACCGCGGCCGGAAACGCCGCCTCCGCCGCCTCGCTCCGAGAGGTCCTCTTCGTCGGCAACAACTGGGAGGGCACCGCCGACATCATCGAATCCAGCGGCCTCTACGCCAAGATCGGCCGGGTGAACGTAGTTCCCGACAAGGCGCAACGGCTGACCGAGATCTACCTGAATCCGATCAGGCTGGCCTATTACCTGGGCATCCAGCAGGGGCCCGGCGAGGGTCACGACCAGCTCGTCGACGACCTCTACTCCACGCCGGACGGGACCGCGCTCGTCGCCTCCCGGCCCAGCTTCGCCGACGTCGTCTCGATCGACCTGGCGACCGGCGCGGTCCGCTGGCGCTTCCCGGTGTCCGGATATCGCGCCGACCACATGGCCGTCTCCCCGGACGGCGCCACCGTGGCGGTCTCCGCGTCCACCTCGAACACCGTGCACGTCCTCGACATCACCACCGGCCGGCAGCTCGGCTCGTTCGCGACGGGCGACAAGCCGCACGAGAACGTCTTCACCGACGGCGGCCGCTACCTGTGGAACATGTCGATCGGCAACGTCGAGACCGACCTGGACGCGCCGATCTGGGACTGGACCAAGGGCGACCGGCACATCACCGTCGTCGACACCACCACATTCCAGACGGTCAAGACGATCGACATGCGGTCCCGGCTGAACGCTTTCGGTCGCAAGGACCTGTCCAACGCGGTACGGCCGGCCGTGTTCAGCCCCGACGCCGGCAAGCTCTACTTCCAGGTGTCCTTCTTCAACGGCCTGATCGAGTACGACGTCGCCACCGACAAGATCACCCGGGTGAGGACGCTGCCGAAGAACGCCGCGACCAGCGACGACCGCACCACCTTCGTCAACGACTCGCGGCACCACGGCCTGTCGATGAGCCCGGACGGCGCCAAGATCTGCGTCGCCGGGACGATGGACGACTACGCGACCGTCGTGAACCGGGCGACGCTGCAGGAAGGCCCGCTGGTCACGGCCGCGAAGCCGTACTGGGCGACGGTCAGCGGCGACGGCCGCGACTGTGTGATCTCGGAGAGCGGCGCCGACCAGGTCACCGCGATCAGTTTCGCCACCGGGCAGAAGGTCGTCTCGATCCCGGTCGGCGACCATCCGCAGCGCGTCCGCATCGCCCACATCCTCCGCTGA
- a CDS encoding YciI family protein — protein MSPSENLPRFMILIYEREAPESALAAPPTVLEAHLRLPGRIAETGAQIISGNAMGPPEHAVSIRDNTPSSGSMSGSMLAGYFLVEASDMDHAVWIGRMIPVIDGWVEVRPVLMS, from the coding sequence GTGAGCCCGTCGGAGAACCTGCCACGTTTCATGATCCTGATCTATGAGCGGGAGGCGCCGGAGAGCGCGCTGGCCGCGCCGCCCACCGTTCTCGAGGCTCACCTGCGGCTGCCCGGCCGGATCGCTGAGACCGGCGCCCAGATCATCAGTGGCAACGCGATGGGGCCGCCGGAGCACGCGGTGTCGATTCGTGACAACACGCCGAGCAGCGGTTCGATGTCCGGCAGCATGCTGGCCGGCTACTTCCTGGTCGAGGCGTCCGACATGGATCACGCGGTCTGGATCGGCCGGATGATCCCGGTGATCGACGGCTGGGTGGAGGTCCGCCCGGTCCTGATGTCCTGA
- a CDS encoding MFS transporter has protein sequence MSATAAKVRTASISTTGGCSTPKQKLLDSSSGLLVESSGMGSAFNWLWLAFTASTVGTWLGFGAFPLIAIEVLGAGPAAVSGLAAAGLAVGAVLAVPTGPWLEHRSRRSVMVTADVVRFAALLSVPLCYGFGLLGYAQLVVVSVIGAAANIAFTAASGAYLKQVAGPDHLLRANARFESTAWTAIALGPTLGGAAVSAFGPVVTVYANAAGFLLSGLALTAIRPRARSTTAPRTHENNTPPTHAPTPTGPHEPIRAPTPTRAPTPTRAPASTRAADHIRDGPPVRARPRRGALTDGWRFIGADARLRVLFRNTIAVNSLIMATEPLLAVLLLGELGWPAWQYGLAFGLPCVGGFVGAQLAPRFTERYGGARVLLVAGVLRALTPVGLVFAAPGGKGLLLVVTVELAVITCMGVFNPLLATERLRRTPDDRIGRVLTAWTVTNAAAIAGVTALWGVLAAVVGARAAIGIAGVLLLVTPLLLWGGGLRGAPGVRDRGPHAIQRPDIGRPATGRSGSLRH, from the coding sequence GTGTCCGCGACGGCAGCGAAGGTGCGCACGGCGTCGATATCCACAACTGGTGGTTGTAGCACACCCAAGCAGAAGTTGTTGGACTCCAGTTCAGGGCTTCTGGTCGAATCTTCAGGCATGGGCAGCGCATTCAACTGGTTGTGGCTCGCGTTCACGGCGTCGACCGTCGGGACGTGGCTCGGCTTCGGCGCGTTCCCTCTGATCGCCATCGAGGTCCTCGGCGCCGGGCCGGCTGCGGTGTCCGGGCTGGCAGCCGCGGGCCTCGCGGTGGGCGCCGTGCTCGCGGTGCCGACGGGCCCGTGGTTGGAGCACCGCAGCCGGAGATCCGTGATGGTCACGGCCGACGTGGTGCGGTTCGCGGCGTTGCTCAGTGTGCCGTTGTGCTACGGCTTCGGGCTGCTCGGCTACGCACAACTGGTGGTCGTGTCGGTGATCGGCGCGGCGGCGAACATCGCGTTCACGGCGGCGAGTGGCGCCTACCTGAAACAGGTGGCCGGCCCTGATCACCTACTACGGGCGAACGCACGCTTCGAGTCGACCGCGTGGACCGCCATCGCACTGGGCCCCACCTTGGGCGGCGCCGCAGTCAGCGCGTTCGGCCCGGTCGTGACCGTCTACGCCAACGCCGCCGGCTTCCTGCTCTCCGGCCTGGCCCTGACAGCAATCCGCCCGCGCGCACGAAGCACCACGGCACCCCGCACCCACGAGAACAACACCCCGCCAACCCACGCGCCCACGCCAACCGGCCCACACGAGCCCATCCGCGCACCCACGCCAACCCGCGCACCCACGCCAACCCGCGCACCCGCGTCAACCCGAGCCGCCGACCACATCCGCGACGGACCGCCGGTGCGGGCGCGACCCAGGCGGGGAGCACTCACCGACGGCTGGCGGTTCATCGGGGCCGATGCGAGGCTGCGTGTTCTGTTCCGCAATACGATCGCCGTCAACTCGCTGATCATGGCGACCGAGCCATTGCTGGCCGTTCTGCTGCTCGGCGAGCTCGGGTGGCCGGCCTGGCAATACGGTCTGGCGTTCGGGCTGCCGTGTGTCGGCGGCTTCGTCGGGGCGCAGCTGGCGCCGCGGTTCACGGAACGCTACGGCGGGGCGCGGGTGCTGCTGGTGGCCGGAGTGTTGCGGGCGCTCACTCCTGTGGGCCTGGTCTTCGCTGCGCCGGGCGGGAAAGGGCTGCTCCTCGTCGTCACGGTGGAACTCGCGGTGATCACGTGCATGGGCGTGTTCAATCCGCTGCTGGCCACCGAGCGACTACGGCGGACGCCGGACGATCGGATCGGGCGGGTGCTGACCGCGTGGACGGTCACCAATGCGGCGGCGATCGCCGGTGTGACGGCGCTGTGGGGCGTTCTCGCTGCGGTCGTCGGTGCGCGGGCCGCGATCGGGATCGCCGGAGTGCTGCTGCTGGTCACCCCGCTGTTGTTGTGGGGTGGCGGTCTTCGCGGGGCTCCGGGCGTACGAGATCGGGGTCCGCATGCAATTCAGCGCCCTGACATTGGACGCCCAGCAACAGGCAGGAGCGGATCTCTTCGCCATTGA
- a CDS encoding SDR family NAD(P)-dependent oxidoreductase, with amino-acid sequence MNGTKTALVTGANKGIGFALAQGLASMGFTVAVGARDDDRRAAAVARLRAEGADAFGLALDVTSDTSVAAAARSLDRLDVLVNNAGIAGDFAGGAQETTTLDLDVLRTVLDTNVFGVVRVTNAMLPLLLRSDSPRIVNMSSNMGSLTLRTGPVLAAYASSKTMLNSFTTLYARSLAETPVIVNSACPGYVATDFTGFNAPRTPAEGAAIALKLATLPDDGPRGAFFDDAGTVPW; translated from the coding sequence ATGAACGGCACCAAGACCGCGCTGGTAACCGGCGCGAACAAAGGAATCGGCTTCGCCCTGGCGCAAGGCCTCGCATCGATGGGCTTCACCGTGGCGGTGGGTGCACGCGACGACGACCGGCGGGCAGCGGCCGTCGCACGTCTCCGGGCGGAGGGCGCCGACGCGTTCGGCCTGGCCCTCGACGTCACCTCCGACACGAGCGTCGCCGCGGCAGCCCGGTCCCTCGACCGCCTCGACGTGCTGGTCAACAACGCGGGCATCGCCGGCGACTTCGCCGGCGGCGCCCAGGAGACGACGACGCTCGACCTGGACGTACTGCGCACCGTGCTGGACACGAACGTGTTCGGCGTGGTCCGGGTGACGAACGCGATGCTGCCCCTACTGCTCCGCTCGGACTCCCCGCGCATCGTCAACATGTCGAGCAACATGGGCTCTCTGACCCTGCGGACCGGGCCCGTCCTGGCGGCCTATGCGTCCTCCAAGACCATGCTCAACAGCTTCACCACTCTGTACGCCCGGAGCCTCGCGGAGACGCCCGTCATCGTCAACTCCGCCTGTCCCGGCTACGTCGCGACCGACTTCACCGGCTTCAACGCGCCGCGCACCCCTGCCGAGGGGGCCGCGATCGCCCTGAAGCTGGCAACCCTCCCCGACGACGGCCCGAGAGGCGCCTTCTTCGACGATGCCGGAACCGTCCCCTGGTGA